TCCGCGATCAGGTACGGGACGCGGGCGGTCGCCTTCTCGCCGATCCGATAGATCGCATTGACCGTTCCGGTCGTCTCCAGGCGCCTGACGGTCTCGCCGCGGTACTCCGGAAACCTGCGGAAGATCAAGCGCGCAGCGTCGGCTTCACTGAGGACGACCTGTCCCTCATGCATCGTCATCGTGCTTCCTCGTCCCTGTTGAGCACTCGCTGCCGCTTTGGCGCCGCTGATCGGATCGAACTCCTCCGCGTCAGCGAATCACAGAAGCACTACCGTCCACAATTGTTGCAATACGCAACAAAAGAGGCGTAGGCTATGTTGCATAGCGCAACTAGTAATGGAGGTCGACATGTTCGACTCGCTCCTTGTCTTGCGGCTGGCAGCCGGAGACATCATCAGAATTCCTCTCACCGATGGCGTCGGTGCGAACTCCTTCACCACCTTCGTGCCGGATGCCGGACCCTGCCCTGATGGCATCGCGGTGGACGGCCGGTCGGTCTACTGGACCACCATGGGCGCCCCCGCCGTGGTCGCCGGTCTCAGCGGCGAGGAAAGCCTCGACTACGGCGCCCGTAACGGTGGGATCAGCGCGGCCGCACTGTCGGACGGACATCCCTTCGCCGTCGTCGAACCTGGCGGGATCACCACCGGCAAGCAATTGTGTACTGATGGCGCAGGACGCCTCTACTGGAGCGATCGCGAGGGGTGCCGAATCACGTCGTCGCGCGTTGACGGGTCGGAGCTGCAGGACCTCGTGATCAATGTGCCGGATGGATCGAAAGATCCGGAGTGCGTGGGCGTGGCCGTCGATGCGGAGGCCGGTCACCTGTACTGGACCCAGAAGGGTCCGGCGAAAGGCGGCCACGGTCGGATCTTCCGCGCAGGCCTCACGCTGCCGGAGGGGCAGGACGCCCGCTCACGCACCGACATCGAAGAACTGTGGCAGGGGCTGCCGGAACCGATCGACCTGGAGATCCACCAGGGCTTCCTGTACTGGACCGATCGCGGCGCCGAGCCGCACGGCAACACACTGAATCGCGCGCCGCTGCCGGCTCCCGGCGCCAAGGGCACCGAGCCGGAGATCCTCGCCCGGGGTTTCCGGGAGGCGATCGGTCTGGCGATCGACGGCGACGCCGGCGTCGCGTACGTCTCCGAGCTGGGCGGCCGCATCCTCGCCGTCGAGCTCCACACCGCCGGGGAGAGCGCGGCGCCGCGCGTGGTCGCCGACCTCGGCACCCCACTTTCAGGCCTGGCCGGCTTGAACAGCATTCACGAACAGCAGGACTGAGGACCACTCATGGCATACGACTTCACTTTCGAACAGATCCGGAACCGTCCCGTGACGGTGATCGGCGGTGGCACGCTCGGCCGCAGGATCGCCCTCATGATGGCTTCCCGGGGCGGGACGGTCCGGATCTCCGATCCTCAGCCGGCCGTGGCGGAGGCTGCCGTGCATTACGTCGCCGAGACACTGCCCGGTGTCCTGTCGGAGCGCGGGTCCGGTGAACCAGGGACCGTGGTGGCCGCCAGCAGCCTGGCGGACGCGCTCGAGGACGCCTGGCTCGTGATCGAGGCGGTCCCGGAACGCCTCGAGATCAAGATCCCGCTCTGGGGCGAGGTGGATCAGCTGGCGCCGGCCGACGCGATCTTCGCCACGAATTCCTCCTCGTACGCCTCGCGTCTGATGAACGAGCGGATCCGGGACAAGTCGCGGCTCTGCAATCTGCATTTCTACATGCCGCCCGCTTCCAACGCCGCCGACGTGATGTCCGACGGCGAGACGGACCGTGCGCTGCTGGACACCCTCCTGAGGGTGTTGCCGGAGTTCGACGTGCACCCGTTCGAAGCCCGCAAGGAAAGCACCGGGTTCATCTTCAACCGGGTGTGGGCGGCCATCAAGCGGGAATCCCTGGCCGTGGTGGCCGACGGCGTGGCCCGCCCGGAGGATGTGGACGCGATGTTCCGGCTCAACTGGCACATGCCGGTGGGCCCGTTCCAGATGATGGACGGGGTCGGGCTGGACGTGGTGCTGGACATCGAGGACCACTACGCGCAGGAGAATCCGCACCTGCCCGAGGGGCCGCGGACTCTGCTGCGTGAGTACGTCGAGGCGGGCAAACTGGGCCGCAAGACCGGTGAGGGCTTCTACCGCTACGACTCCTGAGGCGTGTCCGAACGGGGGTCCTGCACGCCCGGATGTGTCTGATTTGGACCGGAATCCGGGTGAGATGGAGCAAAAAACACCGAAAACACGCGGGATTTGCGGTTCTGGGGCGTCAGGGCTGGTAAGTTTCAGAACAGTGGTTCCCGCGCGAACCGCGTGGTAATTCCAAGTAGTCGATACGTCCAGGAGGACACCCATGGCTAAGAACCGTAGCGACGTCGTCGCCGAAGTTGCCAAGAAGGCTGACGTCAGCCAGGCTTCCGTCAACAACGTGCTGGATGCCCTGTTCGAGGTTTTCGAAGCTTCCGTCGCCGCCGGCGAGAAGATCACCATCCCGGGCTGGCTCGCCGTTGAGCGCACCGACCGTGCAGCTCGCACCGGCCGCAACCCGCAGACCGGCGAGACCATTCAGATCCCGGCCGGCCACAGCGTCAAGCTGACCGCAGGCTCCAAGCTGAAGGCCGCTGCTTCCAAGAAGTAAGCACCTTCGCTTTCTGAGGGCACCGGCATCCGCCGGTGCCCTCAGCTGTTTAAGGCTGAGCGCCTGATGGCGTGGACCCGGAGGAGGGAAGCGTGATGCGGGGAGAAGAAGCACGAACCGACGGTGCAGCCGTCGCGGCGTCCTACGACGCGGTGGCCGGCCTGTACATCGACCTCTTCGGGGATGAGGAGTTCGCGGAACCGGAGGACCGTGAAGCGATCACGGCCTGGGCTTCAGCGTGCGACGGGCCGGTGCTCGACGCCGGCTGCGGACCGGGGCACTGGACCGCGGCTCTCGCGCGTCGCGGTGTGGAGGCTGCCGGCGTCGATCTGTCGGCGGAGTTCCTGGAGCACGCGCGACGCCGGCATCCAGCCCTGTCGTTTCAGCAGGCCGATCTTCGGAGGCTCCCGTCAGAGGAAGGTTCGTGGGCGGGCGTGCTGGCATGGTTCTCCCTCATTCACCTCGAGCCCGCGGAAGTGACCATCGTGCTGGGGGAGTTCCACCGGGTGCTCGTCCCCGGGGGACGAGTGCTG
The nucleotide sequence above comes from Arthrobacter woluwensis. Encoded proteins:
- a CDS encoding class I SAM-dependent DNA methyltransferase yields the protein MRGEEARTDGAAVAASYDAVAGLYIDLFGDEEFAEPEDREAITAWASACDGPVLDAGCGPGHWTAALARRGVEAAGVDLSAEFLEHARRRHPALSFQQADLRRLPSEEGSWAGVLAWFSLIHLEPAEVTIVLGEFHRVLVPGGRVLLGFFTEEGKEPRCFAHKVAPAWAWPPAWVERELITAGFSPVVFRPRDATATQRAQGHWEAVRVP
- a CDS encoding HU family DNA-binding protein, whose product is MAKNRSDVVAEVAKKADVSQASVNNVLDALFEVFEASVAAGEKITIPGWLAVERTDRAARTGRNPQTGETIQIPAGHSVKLTAGSKLKAAASKK
- a CDS encoding 3-hydroxyacyl-CoA dehydrogenase family protein, yielding MAYDFTFEQIRNRPVTVIGGGTLGRRIALMMASRGGTVRISDPQPAVAEAAVHYVAETLPGVLSERGSGEPGTVVAASSLADALEDAWLVIEAVPERLEIKIPLWGEVDQLAPADAIFATNSSSYASRLMNERIRDKSRLCNLHFYMPPASNAADVMSDGETDRALLDTLLRVLPEFDVHPFEARKESTGFIFNRVWAAIKRESLAVVADGVARPEDVDAMFRLNWHMPVGPFQMMDGVGLDVVLDIEDHYAQENPHLPEGPRTLLREYVEAGKLGRKTGEGFYRYDS